In Apis cerana isolate GH-2021 linkage group LG5, AcerK_1.0, whole genome shotgun sequence, a single genomic region encodes these proteins:
- the LOC108001377 gene encoding ankycorbin isoform X4, whose product MDTKTPPIPLKVQEKPKPKHQESVADVSLPPLTPYRNHRQKQKIPGTQWSRDVPSGIRYQDHQKKRPYRVLQIGATPLMHACQQGDRARVLRLLKEQEETIGYRDRTLRSALHYCMDAGTGGAVAAAAPELVNAPDAEGHTPLHLAVIAGDTQLVAVLLANGADVNAKDLEGHSVLHWATVCGEAECVRLVLAAGAHPSTPDLRGGSPLHYAAQCCGAAATAELAVPKKVGLKVLQTLLEFGADVNAKDEDGRQPILWAASAGSVEAVLALARAGGSAAAGAADKDGLTALHCAASRGHARCVEALVNLCGAHPDHVDDNGCSALHYAATLGHADATALILKLGADPNRQDRKGRTPALCAAAKGQLETLKILAQHGGSLYARTVRGTGVAHEAVASGRIELIKWLAKKRPSTLDVATHDGKTPLHVAALHGHLDVCKVLLDNGARINALLRTSKGNLMTALDAALYRGHRDCAKLIQMHGGTTAQKLRMQKTVPNKVFAQKLRMRHMDSSTDTESSPCRRSRSYKLPELYYEEQWIEKRTRRRGNLRKLARQDSRSFSEEEVRSSKKDHQRRTRSESARYEEDGTNEKLRRKKSKKRSTKSKHDSSESSIESEDNSKKKFDSRKEESKLDKSNGTESRENLKGDEDDESVSDDSLEVVVVRKSLEKKCEKVISGRRSKTPRESSKEMKLTKTRRSTRRRLKSNRSRASDNGESTTDRMHSFEKEQKSKEATVHSRQTPRTSIDEDKENNGENVIECRYRRDVTDSTSQETVERVVVTAMVHKDQGPDTPKSVVETSKEVTFDDRLRTEVIEIEEAGEVGREAGSSKVDILEQSDESRNNLVQKAANLKKDVEEMRQQGAQEKIQQEDLKQSQEGKKEDEKGIVRDANEEDVKLDQDKESLKDEEKIVTSLTEGNQEEDESERGRLDAHETTESENSADSQKQREQESEFVSKSDGTSEGKSGENLDKETHSEKTDVSERTLEKDHEESDKTSKSESPVSQKDVRKEITPRTAVEDVLLSEEEEKKSTSEEIKSKSKTKSGTVKRRPSFDDRRSKSSSSKSDESPKKSGGSHRRKEFVKKRELSAKKVSMKITEKMDKEVAKETSEVGKKAEETDVQTKETSSTLIKTGSKESPDRKGQTRRKSVEFSSSKDSALMEDSEDRSLSADTSTAVKRKMSDEGETVRDLSPTKSNLEVEKEEDETKKVKKHSGQSDLGTEESFRYIDESSSSSPKSSHTRRSRPSTGKIRKSGRSSMRKCLFESSEERSPDRSAIVAVIESPEWDEEDEEEIDKEIRNAIGEDAEHETEPDDDNEMGVVRVLPSTSEEETSRIGHEVCRTSATDSLPQVPSTRTRLTRVQSPQESKSNRLQGKQRRDSGGRDSGIEPSPRVSRIPRRRIMKCCPNTDKQQTLNMDTITRDVQITLRRYHLERKIFFQLMELKRLQIRHGRANEQVLIKRQVDAFHKAGMSGPTLGVAKYDQPLTFRHFEAFLYDQLRKLQKRPATPDFCTEAKQCTQKTHRCHHATSAYTSFPVYTYHYNCSRWRRPRTNRSSSEDRESWKRTDDGGGNAWRGKTDNSSSS is encoded by the exons ATGGACACTAAGACTCCACCGATCCCGTTGAAGGTCCAGGAGAAGCCAAAACCGAAGCATCAAGAAAGTGTGGCCGATGTGTCCTTGCCCCCGCTGACACCGTACAGGAATCATCGTCAGAAACAAAAAATCCCTGGAACACAATGGTCGCGTGATGTACCAAGTGGTATACGGTATCAGGATCATCAGAAAAAAAGGCCTTACAG AGTGCTTCAAATCGGCGCGACGCCTTTGATGCACGCTTGCCAACAGGGTGACAGAGCAAGAGTTTTGAGATTATTGAAAGAGCAAGAGGAGACTATTGGCTATAGGGATCGCACTCTAAGGAGCGCTTTACATTATTGCATGGATGCTGGAACCGGAGGTGCCGTCGCTGCGGCGGCACCGGAACTAGTGAATGCACCAGACGCAGAAGGACACACGCCTCTTCATCTGGCTGTCATCGCGGGTGACACTCAATTAGTGGCTGTCCTATTGGCGAATGGTGCCGATGTAAACGCCAAGGATCTGGAGGGACACAGTGTTCTTCATTGGGCTACcg TGTGTGGGGAAGCAGAATGTGTTCGTCTGGTATTAGCAGCGGGTGCTCATCCATCGACACCCGATCTACGCGGAGGATCTCCTCTTCATTATGCCGCTCAATGTTGCGGTGCAGCTGCAACTGCAGAGCTTGCTGTACCTAAGAAAGTTGGTTTAAAAGTTCTTCAGACTCTCCTGGAATTCGGTGCCGATGTAAACGCGAAAGACGAGGATGGAAGGCAGCCAATTCTATGGGCAGCAAGTGCTGGAAGTGTGGAAGCTGTGTTGGCGTTAGCTAG agCCGGTGGTTCAGCTGCCGCAGGAGCTGCAGACAAAGATGGCCTAACAGCTCTTCATTGCGCTGCTTCAAGAGGTCATGCCAGATGCGTCGAGGCGTTGGTTAATCTCTGCGGTGCTCATCCTGATCACGTAGATGATAATGGATGTTCGGCTCTACATTATGCTGCCACTCTTGGCCACGCTGATGCTAcagcattaattttaaagctaGGAGCCGATCCAAATCGTCAAGATCGAAAGGGTAGAAC accAGCACTTTGCGCAGCAGCCAAGGGCCAATTGGAGACTCTGAAGATACTTGCTCAACACGGTGGCTCTCTTTACGCAAGGACGGTACGTGGTACTGGTGTTGCCCACGAAGCCGTCGCTTCCGGTAGAATCGAGTTGATCAAGTGGTTGGCGAAAAAACGTCCAAGCACTTTGGACGTGGCCACACACGATGGCAAAACACCGTTGCATGTGGCAGCTCTCCATGGACATTTGGACGTGTGCAAGGTCCTTCTGGACAATGGAGCGCGAATCAATGCCCTGCTTCGAACAAGCAAAGGCAATTTGATGACAGCCCTGGACGCGGCACTTTACAGAGGACACAGGGATTGCGCGAAATTGATCCAAATGCACGGTGGTACCACGGCACAGAAACTGAGGATGCAGAAAACTGTACCGAATAAAG tGTTTGCACAAAAATTACGAATGAGGCATATGGATAGCAGTACCGATACAGAAAGCAGTCCTTGTAGACGAAGTCGTAGTTATAAACTTCCGGAATTATACTACGAGGAGCAGTGGATCGAGAAAAGAACACGACGAAGAGGAAATTTGAGGAAATTGGCACGTCAGGATAGCCGGAGTTTCAGCGAAGAGGAAGTTCGATCCTCGAAAAAAGATCATCAAAGAAGAACTCGTAGCGAATCAGCACG GTACGAGGAAGACGGtactaatgaaaaattgagaagaaaaaagagtaaGAAACGATCGACAAAGTCCAAACACGATTCGAGCGAATCTTCTATAGAATCGGAGgataattcgaaaaagaaatttgattctCGAAAGGAAGAGAGTAAACTGGATAAGAGTAACGGAACTGAGAGCCGAGAAAACTTGAAAGGGGACGAGGATGACGAAAGTGTGAGTGACGACAGTCTAGAGGTGGTGGTGGTACGAAAATCTTTGGAGAAGAAATGCGAGAAGGTGATATCTGGAAGGAGATCAAAGACGCCGAGGGAAAGTTCGAAAGAGATGAAGTTGACGAAGACTCGCAGAAGCACCAGAAGAAGATTGAAATCCAACAGGTCAAGAGCGTCTGATAACGGTGAGAGTACAACGGACAGGATGCACTCGTTCGAAAAAGAGCAAAAATCGAAAGAGGCCACGGTTCACAGCCGACAAACTCCTAGAACATCGATAGATGAAGATAAAGAGAATAATGGGGAGAATGTTATTGAATGTCGATATCGGAGGGACGTAACCGATAGCACTAGCCAAGAAACGGTTGAACGTGTCGTCGTGACAGCGATGGTCCACAAAGATCAAGGTCCAGACACGCCAAAATCCGTGGTCGAAACGTCGAAGGAAGTTACGTTTGACGATAGATTAAGAACAGAGGTGATCGAAATAGAGGAAGCTGGGGAAGTGGGAAGGGAAGCTGGTTCGAGTAAAGTCGATATTTTAGAGCAGAGCGATGAATCGCGCAATAATCTCGTGCAAAAGGCTGCCAATTTGAAGAAAGATGTGGAAGAAATGAGACAGCAAGGCGCGCAGGAGAAGATCCAACAAGAGGACTTGAAACAAAGCcaagaagggaaaaaggaagatgAAAAGGGCATTGTTCGAGATGCGAATGAAGAAGATGTAAAATTAGATCAAGATAAAGAAAGTTTGAAAGATGAGGAAAAAATTGTGACCTCTTTAACCGAAGGAAATCAAGAGGAAGATGAAAGTGAAAGAG GCAGGTTAGACGCACACGAGACGACAGAATCTGAAAATTCTGCAGATTCTCAGAAGCAGCGTGAACAGGAAAGCGAGTTCGTTTCCAAATCCGACGGAACATCAGAAGGGAAATCTGGCGAGAATCTCGATAAAGAAACTCATAGTGAGAAAACGGATGTATCTGAACGCACTTTGGAAAAAGATCACGAAGAATCCGACAAGACGAGCAAATCTGAGAGTCCAGTCAGTCAAAAGGATGTACGAAAGGAGATCACGCCGAGAACAGCTGTAGAAGATGTTTTGTTGtcagaagaggaagagaaaaagtcAACATCGGAGGAAATCAAAAGTAAATCTAAAACCAAATCTGGAACCGTAAAGAGAAGACCATCATTCGACGACAGAAGATCGAAATCCTCATCTTCGAAGTCGGACGAAAGTCCTAAAAAGAGTGGAGGAAGCCATAGAAGGAAAGAGTTCGTGAAAAAACGCGAATTATCCGCTAAAAAAGTTTCCATGAAAATTACGGAAAAAATGGACAAAGAAGTTGCAAAGGAAACGTCAGAAGTGGGGAAAAAAGCCGAGGAAACGGACGTACAAACGAAAGAAACGTCGAGCACGTTGATAAAGACTGGAAGCAAAGAATCGCCGGATCGAAAGGGACAAACTCGTAGAAAATCGGTCGAGTTTTCATCGTCCAAAGATTCTGCGTTAATGGAGGATTCTGAGGATAGGTCATTAAGCGCGGACACGTCGACTGCCGTGAAAAGAAAGATGTCCGACGAGGGAGAAACCGTTCGAGATTTGTCTCCGACGAAATCTAATTTGGAAGTtgaaaaggaggaggatgaGACTAAGAAAGTGAAGAAACATTCTGGCCAGAGCGATCTGGGGACAG AGGAGAGCTTTCGATATATCGATGAAAGTTCGTCGAGCTCTCCGAAATCGTCGCATACCAGACGCTCGAGACCGTCGACgggaaaaattaggaaaagtgGGCGATCGTCGATGAGAAAATGTTTGTTCGAAAGTTCAGAAGAGCGTTCTCCAGACAGGAGCGCCATAGTTGCGGTGATCGAGAGTCCGGAATGGGATGAAGAGGACGAAGAGGAGATCGACAAAGAGATCAGGAATGCTATCGGTGAAGACGCGGAGCACGAGACGGAACCTGATGACGACAATGAAATGGGTGTCGTGAGGGTGTTGCCAAGTACGAGCGAGGAAGAGACGTCTCGAATTGGCCACGAAGTTTGCAGAACTTCGGCGACTGACTCGTTACCTCAA GTACCTAGTACGCGAACTCGTTTGACACGAGTTCAAAGTCCTCAGGAAAGTAAAAGCAATCGATTGCAGGGGAAACAACGTCGCGACAGTGGAGGCAGAGATAGTGGGATAGAGCCTAGTCCTCGAGTATCAAGGATACCAAGAAGAAGGATTATGAAGTGCTGTCCGAATACCGATAAACAACAAACTCTTAACATGGACACCATAACCAGGGATGTACAGATCACGCTACGACGATATCATCTAGAAaggaagatattttttcaattgatgGAATTGAAAAGATTGCAAATACGCCATGGCAGAGCTAACGAACAAGTTTTGATTAAAAGACaa GTGGATGCCTTCCATAAAGCGGGAATGTCTGGTCCAACGCTTGGCGTGGCAAAATACGATCAACCTTTAACATTCAg ACATTTTGAGGCTTTCTTGTACGATCAACTCAGGAAGCTTCAAAAAAGGCCAGCAACCCCAGATTTCTGCACGGAAGCGAAACAATGCACCCAAAAAACTCATCGCTGTCATCACGCTACAAGCGCTTACACCTCCTTTCCTGTGTACACATATC ATTATAATTGCAGTAGGTGGAGGCGGCCAAGAACAAACAGATCTTCTTCCGAAGATAGAGAGTCGTGGAAAAGGACAGATGACg GTGGAGGTAACGCATGGAGAGGAAAAACAGATAATAGCTCTTCCAGCTGA
- the LOC108001377 gene encoding ankycorbin isoform X3 — translation MDTKTPPIPLKVQEKPKPKHQESVADVSLPPLTPYRNHRQKQKIPGTQWSRDVPSGIRYQDHQKKRPYRVLQIGATPLMHACQQGDRARVLRLLKEQEETIGYRDRTLRSALHYCMDAGTGGAVAAAAPELVNAPDAEGHTPLHLAVIAGDTQLVAVLLANGADVNAKDLEGHSVLHWATVCGEAECVRLVLAAGAHPSTPDLRGGSPLHYAAQCCGAAATAELAVPKKVGLKVLQTLLEFGADVNAKDEDGRQPILWAASAGSVEAVLALARAGGSAAAGAADKDGLTALHCAASRGHARCVEALVNLCGAHPDHVDDNGCSALHYAATLGHADATALILKLGADPNRQDRKGRTPALCAAAKGQLETLKILAQHGGSLYARTVRGTGVAHEAVASGRIELIKWLAKKRPSTLDVATHDGKTPLHVAALHGHLDVCKVLLDNGARINALLRTSKGNLMTALDAALYRGHRDCAKLIQMHGGTTAQKLRMQKTVPNKVFAQKLRMRHMDSSTDTESSPCRRSRSYKLPELYYEEQWIEKRTRRRGNLRKLARQDSRSFSEEEVRSSKKDHQRRTRSESARYEEDGTNEKLRRKKSKKRSTKSKHDSSESSIESEDNSKKKFDSRKEESKLDKSNGTESRENLKGDEDDESVSDDSLEVVVVRKSLEKKCEKVISGRRSKTPRESSKEMKLTKTRRSTRRRLKSNRSRASDNGESTTDRMHSFEKEQKSKEATVHSRQTPRTSIDEDKENNGENVIECRYRRDVTDSTSQETVERVVVTAMVHKDQGPDTPKSVVETSKEVTFDDRLRTEVIEIEEAGEVGREAGSSKVDILEQSDESRNNLVQKAANLKKDVEEMRQQGAQEKIQQEDLKQSQEGKKEDEKGIVRDANEEDVKLDQDKESLKDEEKIVTSLTEGNQEEDESERGRLDAHETTESENSADSQKQREQESEFVSKSDGTSEGKSGENLDKETHSEKTDVSERTLEKDHEESDKTSKSESPVSQKDVRKEITPRTAVEDVLLSEEEEKKSTSEEIKSKSKTKSGTVKRRPSFDDRRSKSSSSKSDESPKKSGGSHRRKEFVKKRELSAKKVSMKITEKMDKEVAKETSEVGKKAEETDVQTKETSSTLIKTGSKESPDRKGQTRRKSVEFSSSKDSALMEDSEDRSLSADTSTAVKRKMSDEGETVRDLSPTKSNLEVEKEEDETKKVKKHSGQSDLGTEEESFRYIDESSSSSPKSSHTRRSRPSTGKIRKSGRSSMRKCLFESSEERSPDRSAIVAVIESPEWDEEDEEEIDKEIRNAIGEDAEHETEPDDDNEMGVVRVLPSTSEEETSRIGHEVCRTSATDSLPQVPSTRTRLTRVQSPQESKSNRLQGKQRRDSGGRDSGIEPSPRVSRIPRRRIMKCCPNTDKQQTLNMDTITRDVQITLRRYHLERKIFFQLMELKRLQIRHGRANEQVLIKRQVDAFHKAGMSGPTLGVAKYDQPLTFRHFEAFLYDQLRKLQKRPATPDFCTEAKQCTQKTHRCHHATSAYTSFPVYTYHYNCSRWRRPRTNRSSSEDRESWKRTDDGGGNAWRGKTDNSSSS, via the exons ATGGACACTAAGACTCCACCGATCCCGTTGAAGGTCCAGGAGAAGCCAAAACCGAAGCATCAAGAAAGTGTGGCCGATGTGTCCTTGCCCCCGCTGACACCGTACAGGAATCATCGTCAGAAACAAAAAATCCCTGGAACACAATGGTCGCGTGATGTACCAAGTGGTATACGGTATCAGGATCATCAGAAAAAAAGGCCTTACAG AGTGCTTCAAATCGGCGCGACGCCTTTGATGCACGCTTGCCAACAGGGTGACAGAGCAAGAGTTTTGAGATTATTGAAAGAGCAAGAGGAGACTATTGGCTATAGGGATCGCACTCTAAGGAGCGCTTTACATTATTGCATGGATGCTGGAACCGGAGGTGCCGTCGCTGCGGCGGCACCGGAACTAGTGAATGCACCAGACGCAGAAGGACACACGCCTCTTCATCTGGCTGTCATCGCGGGTGACACTCAATTAGTGGCTGTCCTATTGGCGAATGGTGCCGATGTAAACGCCAAGGATCTGGAGGGACACAGTGTTCTTCATTGGGCTACcg TGTGTGGGGAAGCAGAATGTGTTCGTCTGGTATTAGCAGCGGGTGCTCATCCATCGACACCCGATCTACGCGGAGGATCTCCTCTTCATTATGCCGCTCAATGTTGCGGTGCAGCTGCAACTGCAGAGCTTGCTGTACCTAAGAAAGTTGGTTTAAAAGTTCTTCAGACTCTCCTGGAATTCGGTGCCGATGTAAACGCGAAAGACGAGGATGGAAGGCAGCCAATTCTATGGGCAGCAAGTGCTGGAAGTGTGGAAGCTGTGTTGGCGTTAGCTAG agCCGGTGGTTCAGCTGCCGCAGGAGCTGCAGACAAAGATGGCCTAACAGCTCTTCATTGCGCTGCTTCAAGAGGTCATGCCAGATGCGTCGAGGCGTTGGTTAATCTCTGCGGTGCTCATCCTGATCACGTAGATGATAATGGATGTTCGGCTCTACATTATGCTGCCACTCTTGGCCACGCTGATGCTAcagcattaattttaaagctaGGAGCCGATCCAAATCGTCAAGATCGAAAGGGTAGAAC accAGCACTTTGCGCAGCAGCCAAGGGCCAATTGGAGACTCTGAAGATACTTGCTCAACACGGTGGCTCTCTTTACGCAAGGACGGTACGTGGTACTGGTGTTGCCCACGAAGCCGTCGCTTCCGGTAGAATCGAGTTGATCAAGTGGTTGGCGAAAAAACGTCCAAGCACTTTGGACGTGGCCACACACGATGGCAAAACACCGTTGCATGTGGCAGCTCTCCATGGACATTTGGACGTGTGCAAGGTCCTTCTGGACAATGGAGCGCGAATCAATGCCCTGCTTCGAACAAGCAAAGGCAATTTGATGACAGCCCTGGACGCGGCACTTTACAGAGGACACAGGGATTGCGCGAAATTGATCCAAATGCACGGTGGTACCACGGCACAGAAACTGAGGATGCAGAAAACTGTACCGAATAAAG tGTTTGCACAAAAATTACGAATGAGGCATATGGATAGCAGTACCGATACAGAAAGCAGTCCTTGTAGACGAAGTCGTAGTTATAAACTTCCGGAATTATACTACGAGGAGCAGTGGATCGAGAAAAGAACACGACGAAGAGGAAATTTGAGGAAATTGGCACGTCAGGATAGCCGGAGTTTCAGCGAAGAGGAAGTTCGATCCTCGAAAAAAGATCATCAAAGAAGAACTCGTAGCGAATCAGCACG GTACGAGGAAGACGGtactaatgaaaaattgagaagaaaaaagagtaaGAAACGATCGACAAAGTCCAAACACGATTCGAGCGAATCTTCTATAGAATCGGAGgataattcgaaaaagaaatttgattctCGAAAGGAAGAGAGTAAACTGGATAAGAGTAACGGAACTGAGAGCCGAGAAAACTTGAAAGGGGACGAGGATGACGAAAGTGTGAGTGACGACAGTCTAGAGGTGGTGGTGGTACGAAAATCTTTGGAGAAGAAATGCGAGAAGGTGATATCTGGAAGGAGATCAAAGACGCCGAGGGAAAGTTCGAAAGAGATGAAGTTGACGAAGACTCGCAGAAGCACCAGAAGAAGATTGAAATCCAACAGGTCAAGAGCGTCTGATAACGGTGAGAGTACAACGGACAGGATGCACTCGTTCGAAAAAGAGCAAAAATCGAAAGAGGCCACGGTTCACAGCCGACAAACTCCTAGAACATCGATAGATGAAGATAAAGAGAATAATGGGGAGAATGTTATTGAATGTCGATATCGGAGGGACGTAACCGATAGCACTAGCCAAGAAACGGTTGAACGTGTCGTCGTGACAGCGATGGTCCACAAAGATCAAGGTCCAGACACGCCAAAATCCGTGGTCGAAACGTCGAAGGAAGTTACGTTTGACGATAGATTAAGAACAGAGGTGATCGAAATAGAGGAAGCTGGGGAAGTGGGAAGGGAAGCTGGTTCGAGTAAAGTCGATATTTTAGAGCAGAGCGATGAATCGCGCAATAATCTCGTGCAAAAGGCTGCCAATTTGAAGAAAGATGTGGAAGAAATGAGACAGCAAGGCGCGCAGGAGAAGATCCAACAAGAGGACTTGAAACAAAGCcaagaagggaaaaaggaagatgAAAAGGGCATTGTTCGAGATGCGAATGAAGAAGATGTAAAATTAGATCAAGATAAAGAAAGTTTGAAAGATGAGGAAAAAATTGTGACCTCTTTAACCGAAGGAAATCAAGAGGAAGATGAAAGTGAAAGAG GCAGGTTAGACGCACACGAGACGACAGAATCTGAAAATTCTGCAGATTCTCAGAAGCAGCGTGAACAGGAAAGCGAGTTCGTTTCCAAATCCGACGGAACATCAGAAGGGAAATCTGGCGAGAATCTCGATAAAGAAACTCATAGTGAGAAAACGGATGTATCTGAACGCACTTTGGAAAAAGATCACGAAGAATCCGACAAGACGAGCAAATCTGAGAGTCCAGTCAGTCAAAAGGATGTACGAAAGGAGATCACGCCGAGAACAGCTGTAGAAGATGTTTTGTTGtcagaagaggaagagaaaaagtcAACATCGGAGGAAATCAAAAGTAAATCTAAAACCAAATCTGGAACCGTAAAGAGAAGACCATCATTCGACGACAGAAGATCGAAATCCTCATCTTCGAAGTCGGACGAAAGTCCTAAAAAGAGTGGAGGAAGCCATAGAAGGAAAGAGTTCGTGAAAAAACGCGAATTATCCGCTAAAAAAGTTTCCATGAAAATTACGGAAAAAATGGACAAAGAAGTTGCAAAGGAAACGTCAGAAGTGGGGAAAAAAGCCGAGGAAACGGACGTACAAACGAAAGAAACGTCGAGCACGTTGATAAAGACTGGAAGCAAAGAATCGCCGGATCGAAAGGGACAAACTCGTAGAAAATCGGTCGAGTTTTCATCGTCCAAAGATTCTGCGTTAATGGAGGATTCTGAGGATAGGTCATTAAGCGCGGACACGTCGACTGCCGTGAAAAGAAAGATGTCCGACGAGGGAGAAACCGTTCGAGATTTGTCTCCGACGAAATCTAATTTGGAAGTtgaaaaggaggaggatgaGACTAAGAAAGTGAAGAAACATTCTGGCCAGAGCGATCTGGGGACAG AAGAGGAGAGCTTTCGATATATCGATGAAAGTTCGTCGAGCTCTCCGAAATCGTCGCATACCAGACGCTCGAGACCGTCGACgggaaaaattaggaaaagtgGGCGATCGTCGATGAGAAAATGTTTGTTCGAAAGTTCAGAAGAGCGTTCTCCAGACAGGAGCGCCATAGTTGCGGTGATCGAGAGTCCGGAATGGGATGAAGAGGACGAAGAGGAGATCGACAAAGAGATCAGGAATGCTATCGGTGAAGACGCGGAGCACGAGACGGAACCTGATGACGACAATGAAATGGGTGTCGTGAGGGTGTTGCCAAGTACGAGCGAGGAAGAGACGTCTCGAATTGGCCACGAAGTTTGCAGAACTTCGGCGACTGACTCGTTACCTCAA GTACCTAGTACGCGAACTCGTTTGACACGAGTTCAAAGTCCTCAGGAAAGTAAAAGCAATCGATTGCAGGGGAAACAACGTCGCGACAGTGGAGGCAGAGATAGTGGGATAGAGCCTAGTCCTCGAGTATCAAGGATACCAAGAAGAAGGATTATGAAGTGCTGTCCGAATACCGATAAACAACAAACTCTTAACATGGACACCATAACCAGGGATGTACAGATCACGCTACGACGATATCATCTAGAAaggaagatattttttcaattgatgGAATTGAAAAGATTGCAAATACGCCATGGCAGAGCTAACGAACAAGTTTTGATTAAAAGACaa GTGGATGCCTTCCATAAAGCGGGAATGTCTGGTCCAACGCTTGGCGTGGCAAAATACGATCAACCTTTAACATTCAg ACATTTTGAGGCTTTCTTGTACGATCAACTCAGGAAGCTTCAAAAAAGGCCAGCAACCCCAGATTTCTGCACGGAAGCGAAACAATGCACCCAAAAAACTCATCGCTGTCATCACGCTACAAGCGCTTACACCTCCTTTCCTGTGTACACATATC ATTATAATTGCAGTAGGTGGAGGCGGCCAAGAACAAACAGATCTTCTTCCGAAGATAGAGAGTCGTGGAAAAGGACAGATGACg GTGGAGGTAACGCATGGAGAGGAAAAACAGATAATAGCTCTTCCAGCTGA